A genomic region of Streptosporangium lutulentum contains the following coding sequences:
- a CDS encoding VOC family protein produces the protein MKLTSFYPVVCTSKLQESRDFYTGLLGFEPTFEADWYVSLRRPGTPQYELALLDYSHPTLPEAYRTPVRGLLLNLEVEDVDAEWERLVVREGLRAELELRSEDFGQRHFIVADPNGVLIDVITPIEPTSAYAEQYVNP, from the coding sequence ATGAAACTGACCAGCTTCTATCCGGTTGTCTGCACCTCAAAGCTTCAGGAGTCCCGAGACTTCTACACCGGGCTGCTGGGGTTCGAGCCGACGTTCGAGGCCGACTGGTACGTGAGCCTGCGGCGGCCGGGGACGCCGCAGTACGAGCTCGCCCTGCTCGACTACAGCCACCCGACGCTGCCCGAGGCGTACCGCACTCCCGTGCGGGGACTGCTGCTCAACCTCGAGGTGGAGGACGTGGACGCGGAGTGGGAGCGGCTCGTCGTCCGCGAGGGGCTGCGGGCCGAACTGGAGCTGCGCAGCGAGGACTTCGGGCAGCGGCACTTCATCGTGGCCGATCCCAACGGGGTCCTGATCGACGTGATCACACCCATCGAGCCCACCTCGGCGTACGCCGAGCAGTACGTCAATCCCTGA
- a CDS encoding NADP-dependent oxidoreductase produces MRAISQDTFGGPEVLRLVQVERPEPLPTEVLVRVVSAGVNPVDVKTRSGSGMAGVLGDPPFILGWDVSGVVEEVGFGVHTLKAGDEVYGMPWFPRQAGAYAEFVTAPSRQFARKPRSLGHDEAAAMPLAVLTAWQSLVDAADVQPGQRVLIHAAAGGVGHFAVQLAKHLGAHVIGTARAAKHAWLRELGADELVDYTTTRFEDAVRDVDVVIDLVGDGHDATSTRSLDVLRPGGLLVPVPSGASPDLLRDAEARGLRAEPFLVEPDGAALTHLARMVDDGRLAVGVEEVLPLEEAAKAHERLAEGRTRGKLVLRVSSPTR; encoded by the coding sequence ATGCGTGCGATCAGCCAGGACACCTTCGGCGGGCCGGAGGTGCTTCGCCTGGTCCAGGTCGAGCGCCCGGAGCCGCTGCCCACCGAGGTGCTGGTACGAGTCGTCTCCGCGGGAGTGAACCCGGTGGACGTCAAGACCAGGTCGGGCTCGGGCATGGCCGGGGTTCTGGGGGATCCGCCCTTCATCCTCGGCTGGGACGTCTCCGGCGTCGTCGAGGAGGTCGGTTTCGGGGTGCACACCCTCAAGGCGGGAGACGAGGTGTACGGCATGCCGTGGTTCCCCCGGCAGGCCGGTGCCTACGCCGAGTTCGTGACCGCCCCCTCCCGGCAGTTCGCCCGCAAGCCGCGCTCCCTGGGACACGACGAGGCCGCCGCCATGCCGCTGGCCGTGCTGACCGCCTGGCAGAGCCTGGTGGACGCCGCGGACGTCCAGCCCGGCCAGCGCGTCCTCATCCACGCCGCCGCGGGCGGCGTCGGGCACTTCGCCGTCCAGCTGGCCAAGCACCTCGGCGCGCACGTGATCGGCACCGCCCGCGCCGCCAAGCACGCCTGGCTGCGCGAACTGGGGGCCGACGAGCTCGTCGACTACACCACCACCCGCTTCGAGGACGCGGTGCGCGACGTGGACGTGGTCATCGACCTGGTGGGCGACGGGCACGACGCGACGAGCACCCGCTCCCTCGACGTCCTCCGCCCCGGTGGGCTGCTCGTCCCGGTGCCCTCCGGCGCCTCCCCCGACCTGCTGCGCGACGCCGAGGCCCGGGGCCTTCGCGCCGAGCCCTTCCTGGTGGAGCCCGACGGCGCCGCGCTGACCCACCTCGCCCGGATGGTCGACGACGGGCGGCTCGCCGTCGGGGTCGAGGAGGTGCTCCCGCTTGAGGAGGCCGCCAAGGCCCACGAACGGCTCGCCGAGGGCCGCACCAGGGGAAAGCTCGTCCTGCGGGTCTCCTCCCCTACGAGGTGA